One genomic segment of Hordeum vulgare subsp. vulgare chromosome 2H, MorexV3_pseudomolecules_assembly, whole genome shotgun sequence includes these proteins:
- the LOC123431056 gene encoding VQ motif-containing protein 31-like, with translation MPSSSSSSRAPPPSRGGAAAAAGGCVDANTTFVQADPATFRALVQRLTGAPGGAGAAAPPAAERQHQHPAGAMVPVVPMRRPKLQERRRAAPAMLELARPQPFYYHHSHQHQHHHHHGLMQYSPVSTMDYAHVSSSSSSPSPSPPSSCSCGVVISKEEVEREEKAIASKAFYLHSSPRAAPGAGSDAAAERPKLLPLFPVHSPRSSSFA, from the coding sequence AtgccgtcctcgtcgtcgtcgtctcgcgcgccgccgccgagcaggggcggtgctgctgcggcggcggggggctgtGTCGACGCCAACACCACCTTCGTGCAAGCCGACCCCGCCACGTTCCGCGCGCTCGTGCAGAGGCTCACGGGCGCGCCGGGGGGAGCCGGAGCCGCAGCGCCGCCAGCTGCAGAGAGGCAGCACCAGCACCCCGCGGGCGCTATGGTGCCGGTGGTGCCGATGAGGCGGCCGAAGCTGCAGGAGAGGCGGCGGGCGGCGCCGGCCATGCTGGAGCTCGCGCGTCCGCAGCCGTTCTACTACCACCACagccaccagcaccagcaccaccaccaccacgggcTCATGCAGTACTCGCCGGTCTCGACCATGGACTACGCccacgtctcctcctcctcctcgtcgccctcCCCGTCGCCGCCCTCCTCGTGCTCCTGCGGGGTGGTGATAagcaaggaggaggtggagagggaggagaaggccATCGCCTCCAAGGCCTTCTACCTGCACTCATCGCCAAGAGCCGCCCCCGGCGCCGGAAGCGACGCCGCCGCCGAGAGGCCCAAGCTGCTGCCCCTGTTCCCCGTCCACTCTCCACGGAGCTCCTCCTTCGCCTAG